In Mustelus asterias chromosome 16, sMusAst1.hap1.1, whole genome shotgun sequence, one DNA window encodes the following:
- the LOC144505284 gene encoding NACHT, LRR and PYD domains-containing protein 12-like, with product MLDSYSDTDLEIITQFYRQRLEEAIFELVESIALALMATSSLSNEEYGLISKMSKQQRKMEATQHLLDTVAKKNGQTNRVLWETLVKMQGTKPKLKRILKEIEKKGSLLLYNARSSQMDENTSNNLKRIQKQHKLHLLSKNVTLRKDTIKGKRNSMTFCLDDQYTELILISSLRERRLVEHELLSRGKDHEEWQQRYITSDLEKIRIDQLFRSSFGQSSHSGTSVVSGVAGIGKTTMVLKMVHEWAAGRIYPQFQFVFHFTFRNLNAIKGKTSLKEIVLDSYPYLEGTIREIWMRPEYLLLVFDGLDEFQHTIDFTDRVASKATETLCSSPDFTCEVSEIVLCLVQEKLLKGCSVLITSRPTALGSLEKAKINLWAEILGFLAGQRKDYFRRFFGSENLATKVFKYVEENEILYTMCFNPSYCWITCSTLGPLFTQPGGKQPLPKTITQLFSNYVYNLLKNHQRDVEDQRMVLLRLGELAYQGVSKRVIVFNEEHFCQHQLEPSKFISGFMMEILERDDAAKYVVFTFIHLTIQEFLAALAQYLSPRHQNILELLHWAFKKDDGRFEIFIRFVVGLSASTSSRQLEEILGPLSHHTTCQVIDWLQANIQAEIKNMDKNTGKRQLLNIFHYLSESQNTALVRKTVGSVEKLNFGDTNPQNALRLNPLDCAVLSHVLQLCETMEELNLEKCYIQEEGVKRLAPAIHKCKVLRLNHNHIGDRGVSVLSAALLHEDCKTQKLDLQDNNLTAACIDDLRSAFNVNQSLTMLYLDGNKFTDQCVPGLRHLIMSCKNLELIQLWRNQFTPDGQKQLRSLRVSRAGLRVFV from the exons TTGATCAGTAAAATGTCAAAGCAACAACGCAAAATGGAAGCAACCCAACACCTTCTGGACACAGTGGCCAAGAAGAACGGTCAGACAAATCGGGTATTGTGGGAAACATTGGTGAAGATGCAAGGAACCAAACCAAAACTGAAACGTATTTTAAAAGAAATAGAAAAGAAAG GTTCTCTTCTGCTTTATAATGCACGCAGCAGTCAGATGGATGAAAACACATCAAATAACCTCAAAC GCATCCAGAAGCAACACAAGTTACATCTGCTCTCCAAAAACGTAACTCTGAGGAAAGACACCATCAAAGGAAAACGCAACTCAATGACCTTCTGCCTGGATGATCAGTACACTGAACTTATCTTAATTTCCTCCCTCCGTGAACGGAGGTTGGTGGAACACGAACTCCTGTCCAGAGGCAAAGACCACGAGGAATGGCAACAGAGATACATTACCAGCGACCTTGAGAAAATCCGTATTGATCAATTATTCAGGAGCAGTTTCGGCCAGAGCAGCCATTCTGGTACATCAGTGGTTAGCGGGGTAGCTGGCATCGGCAAGACAACCATGGTGCTGAAGATGGTCCACGAATGGGCCGCAGGGAGAATCTATCCTCAGTTCCAATTCGTCTTTCATTTCACTTTCCGAAACCTCAATGCAATAAAGGGGAAAACTTCTTTGAAGGAAATCGTGCTCGATTCGTATCCTTATTTGGAAGGGACAATTAGAGAAATATGGATGAGGCCGGAATATTTGCTCTTGGTCTTTGATGGATTGGATGAGTTCCAGCACACTATTGACTTCACGGATCGTGTGGCTAGTAAAGCTACTGAGACTCTCTGTTCCAGTCCTGATTTTACGTGTGAAGTGTCCGAGATTGTGCTCTGTCTTGTACAGGAAAAGTTGCTAAAAGGTTGTTCTGTGCTGATCACAAGCCGGCCAACCGCACTGGGTTCATTGGAAAAGGCCAAAATCAACCTCTGGGCTGAGATCTTGGGCTTCCTCGCCGGTCAAAGGAAAGATTATTTCAGAAGGTTTTTCGGGAGTGAAAATCTCGCCACTAAAGTATTCAAATACGTGGAAGAGAATGAGATCCTATACACCATGTGCTTCAATCCCTCTTACTGCTGGATCACGTGCTCCACGTTAGGCCCACTCTTCACTCAACCAGGTGGCAAGCAACCTCTCCCCAAAACCATCACTCAACTCTTTTCTAACTACGTTTATAATCTCTTGAAAAACCACCAGCGAGATGTTGAGGACCAGCGGATGGTCTTACTCCGACTCGGGGAATTAGCCTACCAGGGTGTTTCAAAGCGGGTCATCGTTTTCAACGAGGAGCACTTCTGCCAACATCAGCTGGAACCATCCAAGTTCATTTCTGGATTCATGATGGAAATCCTGGAGAGAGATGATGCAGCAAAATATGTTGTTTTCACATTCATCCATCTTACCATTCAAGAGTTCTTGGCAGCCCTCGCTCAGTACTTGAGTCCAAGACACCAGAATATATTggagctgcttcactgggctttTAAGAAGGATGATGGTCGCTTTGAGATCTTTATTCGTTTTGTGGTGGGTCTTTCAGCGTCCACTTCATCCCGGCAGCTCGAAGAGATCTTGGGTCCGCTATCTCATCACACCACCTGCCAGGTGATCGATTGGCTACAGGCAAACATTCAGGCAGAGATTAAAAACATGGACAAGAACACAGGCAAGAGACAGCTGCTGAATATTTTCCATTATCTGTCCGAGTCTCAGAATACAGCTTTGGTGCGGAAAACAGTAGGGTCGGTGGAAAAGCTGAATTTTGGAGACACCAATCCTCAGAATGCACTAAGATTGAACCCGTTGGACTGTGCTGTGCTGTCCCATGTTTTGCAACTCTGTGAAACTATGGAGGAGCTGAATTTGGAGAAATGCTACATTCAGGAGGAAGGAGTTAAGCGACTGGCCCCCGCGATCCACAAATGCAAAGTTCTCAG GCTAAATCACAATCATATTGGAGATAGAGGAGTTAGCGTTCTGTCTGCAGCATTGTTGCATGAAGATTGCAAAACACAGAAATTGGA TTTGCAGGACAACAATCTGACCGCTGCTTGCATTGACGATCTGAGGTCGGCATTCAATGTGAACCAGTCTTTGACAATGCTGTATCTGGACGGAAACAAATTTACAGACCAGTGCGTTCCTGGTTTGCGACACCTCATAATGAGCTGCAAAAACTTGGAGCTGATCCA GTTATGGAGGAACCAGTTCACCCCAGATGGACAGAAACAGCTCCGATCATTGAGAGTATCCAGGGCTGGACTGCGAGTCTTTGTATGA